One window from the genome of Nicotiana sylvestris chromosome 9, ASM39365v2, whole genome shotgun sequence encodes:
- the LOC104227783 gene encoding probable histone H2AXb, with protein MTSDGGSGKGKGGAGRGKPKATKSVSRSSKAGLQFPVGRIARFLKAGKYAERVGAGAPVYLSAVLEYLAAEVLELAGNAARDNKKNRIVPRHIQLAVRNDEELSKLLGQVTIANGGVMPNIHQNLLPKKTGSGKGDIGSASQEF; from the exons ATGACTTCTGATGGAGGATCGGGCAAGGGAAAAGGCGGCGCAGGTAGAGGAAAACCTAAGGCGACGAAATCGGTGTCTCGGTCTTCAAAAGCGGGGCTCCAATTCCCCGTTGGTAGGATCGCTCGTTTCCTTAAGGCTGGAAAGTATGCTGAACGTGTTGGTGCTGGTGCGCCGGTTTACCTATCTGCTGTCCTTGAATACCTCGCAGCTGAG GTGTTGGAGTTGGCAGGGAATGCAGCAAGGGATAACAAGAAGAATCGTATTGTGCCGAGGCACATTCAGTTGGCTGTGCGGAATGATGAGGAGCTGAGCAAGCTTTTAGGTCAGGTTACAATTGCTAATGGAGGTGTCATGCCCAACATTCACCAGAATCTATTGCCTAAAAAGACTGGCTCGGGCAAGGGTGATATTGGCTCTGCATCTCAAGAGTTTTAG
- the LOC104227782 gene encoding early light-induced protein, chloroplastic-like: protein MAICGGMQSMILGSPIVSKRNGVNQFVPCCYIPRPQRNSTLSVKCMSEDGEKGQTSNSLNDIATTPTPTPTPTPIPTPRPVAKTSTKFGDLFAFSGPAPERINGRLAMIGFVAALGAEFANGGDIFAQLSSGGFSWFLGTSALLTLASLIPLFQGIRAEKKYTSGIMSADAEIWNGRFAMLGLVALAFTEYVKGGAFLQV from the exons ATGGCAATTTGTGGTGGTATGCAGTCCATGATATTGGGAAGTCCAATAGTGTCAAAGAGGAATGGAGTGAATCAGTTCGTTCCTTGTTGTTACATTCCACGCCCTCAGAGGAATTCTACTCTTAGTGTTAAGTGTATGTCCGAG GATGGTGAGAAGGGCCAAACTTCAAACTCCTTGAATGATATTGCTACAACACCTACGCCAACACCAACACCAACACCCATACCAACACCTCGTCCTGTGGCTAAG ACCAGCACCAAATTCGGAGACCTATTCGCCTTCTCTGGTCCAGCACCAGAGCGTATTAATGGCAGGCTAGCAATGATAGGATTTGTCGCCGCCCTTGGCGCTGAATTCGCCAACGGCGGCGACATCTTCGCTCAGCTATCGAGCGGAGGTTTCTCGTGGTTTTTGGGGACAAGTGCTTTGCTAACACTAGCCTCTCTAATTCCTCTATTTCAAGGAATTAGAGCTGAGAAAAAATATACAAGTGGGATTATGAGTGCTGATGCTGAGATTTGGAATGGAAGATTTGCTATGTTGGGATTAGTTGCCCTGGCTTTTACTGAATATGTTAAAGGGGGAGCTTTTCTCCAAGTGTAA